A window from Pseudooceanicola algae encodes these proteins:
- a CDS encoding heavy metal translocating P-type ATPase produces MQAENHSESYRDPVCGMEVAGDGSKPELELDGKVYHFCCDGCRTRFRNDPEAYRTARDPVCGMQVERADAAHMARHEGNRVYFCSARCKDRFDADPDAWSGELPTPEPQPEGTEYTCPMHPEILQDHPGDCPKCGMALEPLSPSADAGPNPELVDFTWRLKLVAPLAGLIFLLEMSTHVGIPVDEWFGHPLFGWVQFALATPVLWLCRTFFRRGWSSIVNRAPNMWTLIAIGTGAAYLFSLVALLAPGVFPAEMRGANGAAPVYFEAAAVILALILAGQVMELGAREKTGDAIRALMDLAPKTARRIDESGETDVPLDQVEQGDRLRVRPGEAVPVDGTVDEGSSSIDESMITGEALPVEKAAGDAVTGGTLNKSGSFVMQAGAVGSDTTLARIIDMVSSAQRSRAPIQAMADRVAGWFVPIVVGIALLSFVLWVLFGPTPVLSYAIVSAVSVLIIACPCALGLATPMSVMVATGRGAHAGVLIRDAEALERFSKVDVLVVDKTGTLTEGRPVLTDVLPEPGVSEGDLLSWAAALERGSEHPLAEAILAGAGERVAPERQATGFEAVTGKGVTGQIDGQDVALGNAALMADLGVAADPVRLEELQADGKTAMFLALDGSLVGIIAVADPIKKTTGKALKGLRAAGLRIVMATGDAGATARAVASELGIDEVHAGVSPEDKQALVADLQGQGARVAMAGDGINDAPALAAADVGIAMGTGADVAVESAGITLVKGDLGGILRARILARATMRNIRQNLVFAFLYNSAGVPLAAGLLYPLFGVMLSPMVAALAMSLSSVSVITNALRLRAVKLKR; encoded by the coding sequence ATGCAGGCTGAAAACCACTCCGAAAGCTACCGGGATCCGGTCTGCGGCATGGAGGTCGCGGGGGATGGGTCGAAACCGGAGCTTGAGCTTGACGGGAAGGTCTATCATTTTTGCTGCGACGGATGCCGGACCCGGTTCAGGAACGACCCGGAGGCCTACCGAACAGCGCGGGACCCGGTCTGCGGCATGCAGGTGGAGCGCGCCGATGCGGCCCATATGGCACGCCACGAAGGCAATCGCGTCTATTTCTGTTCGGCCCGCTGCAAGGACCGCTTCGACGCTGACCCGGACGCCTGGTCCGGCGAATTGCCCACGCCCGAACCGCAGCCCGAGGGCACCGAATACACCTGTCCCATGCATCCGGAAATCCTGCAGGACCATCCCGGCGATTGCCCCAAGTGCGGCATGGCGCTGGAACCGCTGTCGCCCTCGGCGGACGCCGGGCCGAACCCCGAACTGGTGGATTTCACCTGGCGGCTGAAGCTGGTGGCGCCGCTGGCTGGCCTCATCTTCCTGCTTGAGATGTCTACGCATGTCGGCATTCCGGTCGATGAGTGGTTTGGTCATCCGCTGTTCGGGTGGGTTCAATTTGCGCTGGCGACGCCGGTCCTGTGGCTGTGCCGGACCTTCTTCCGGCGTGGCTGGTCGTCGATCGTGAACCGGGCGCCGAACATGTGGACGCTGATCGCGATCGGCACCGGGGCGGCCTATCTGTTCTCTCTGGTGGCCCTGCTGGCGCCGGGGGTGTTTCCGGCCGAAATGCGCGGCGCCAATGGCGCGGCCCCCGTCTATTTCGAAGCGGCGGCGGTCATCCTTGCCCTCATCCTTGCGGGTCAGGTGATGGAGCTTGGCGCCCGGGAAAAGACCGGCGACGCGATCCGCGCGCTGATGGATCTGGCGCCCAAGACGGCCCGCCGTATCGACGAAAGCGGCGAAACCGACGTGCCCTTGGACCAAGTTGAACAAGGGGACCGGCTGCGCGTGCGCCCCGGCGAAGCGGTGCCGGTCGATGGCACGGTCGATGAGGGGTCGTCCTCCATCGACGAAAGCATGATCACGGGCGAGGCGCTGCCGGTTGAAAAGGCCGCTGGCGACGCGGTGACCGGCGGGACGCTGAACAAGTCCGGGTCTTTCGTGATGCAGGCCGGGGCGGTGGGATCGGACACGACCCTTGCACGGATCATCGACATGGTGTCCTCCGCGCAGCGGTCCCGCGCGCCGATCCAGGCCATGGCGGACCGGGTGGCGGGCTGGTTCGTGCCCATCGTGGTGGGGATCGCGCTGCTGTCCTTTGTGCTCTGGGTGCTGTTCGGCCCGACGCCGGTGCTGTCCTATGCCATTGTCTCGGCAGTGTCGGTGCTGATCATCGCCTGTCCCTGCGCTCTTGGGCTTGCGACCCCGATGTCGGTCATGGTCGCCACGGGGCGCGGCGCCCATGCCGGGGTGCTGATCCGCGACGCAGAAGCGCTCGAGCGGTTCTCGAAGGTTGATGTGCTGGTGGTAGACAAGACCGGCACCCTGACCGAAGGCCGCCCGGTTCTGACCGATGTGCTGCCCGAACCCGGCGTGTCAGAGGGTGATCTGCTGTCCTGGGCCGCGGCGTTGGAGCGCGGCTCGGAACATCCGCTGGCCGAGGCGATCCTGGCCGGGGCCGGTGAGCGCGTCGCGCCGGAACGGCAGGCGACTGGCTTCGAGGCCGTCACCGGAAAGGGCGTCACCGGGCAGATCGACGGGCAGGACGTGGCGCTTGGCAATGCGGCCCTGATGGCGGACCTTGGTGTCGCGGCCGATCCTGTACGGCTTGAGGAACTGCAGGCCGACGGCAAGACGGCGATGTTCCTGGCCCTTGATGGCTCTCTTGTCGGGATCATTGCCGTTGCGGACCCGATCAAGAAGACCACGGGAAAGGCCCTGAAGGGACTGCGGGCTGCCGGGCTGCGTATCGTCATGGCCACCGGCGATGCCGGGGCCACGGCGCGCGCGGTGGCATCCGAACTGGGCATCGACGAGGTGCACGCCGGTGTCAGCCCAGAGGACAAACAGGCTCTGGTGGCCGATCTGCAAGGGCAGGGCGCGCGCGTCGCCATGGCCGGCGACGGGATCAACGATGCGCCTGCACTGGCGGCGGCAGATGTGGGCATCGCGATGGGGACCGGAGCGGATGTGGCCGTCGAAAGCGCCGGCATCACGCTGGTGAAGGGTGATCTTGGCGGCATCCTGCGGGCCCGTATCCTGGCGCGCGCGACGATGCGCAACATCCGTCAAAATCTGGTCTTCGCTTTCCTCTACAACAGCGCCGGTGTGCCGCTGGCCGCCGGGCTGCTTTATCCGCTGTTCGGTGTGATGCTGTCCCCTATGGTGGCGGCCCTTGCGATGAGCCTGTCTTCGGTCTCGGTCATCACCAACGCGCTGCGTTTGCGGGCCGTAAAGCTGAAGCGCTGA
- a CDS encoding MerR family transcriptional regulator, whose protein sequence is MQIRDVAAASGLPAKTIRYYEDIGLIHPERGDNGYRSFGDDDLGALIFIARARGLGFSTADCARLLELRGDPGRVSADVRSLAGAALTRIDTKLAELEAMRRQLSTLVADCNGDAGPDCAILDGLTDGLVHPDRS, encoded by the coding sequence ATGCAGATCCGAGACGTTGCCGCCGCCAGCGGCCTGCCTGCCAAGACGATCCGCTATTACGAGGACATCGGGCTGATCCATCCTGAACGCGGGGACAATGGCTATCGCAGTTTCGGCGATGACGACCTTGGCGCGCTGATCTTTATCGCGCGGGCGCGGGGCCTGGGCTTTTCGACCGCCGATTGCGCCCGGCTTCTGGAATTGCGCGGCGATCCCGGCCGTGTCAGCGCCGATGTCCGCAGCCTTGCCGGTGCCGCCCTGACCCGGATCGACACGAAACTCGCCGAGCTGGAGGCGATGCGGCGGCAATTGTCGACCCTGGTAGCCGATTGCAACGGCGATGCAGGGCCGGATTGCGCCATCCTGGATGGGCTGACCGACGGCCTTGTCCACCCCGATCGCAGCTGA
- a CDS encoding ATP-dependent Clp protease adaptor ClpS: MPRLTRPSVLTERALFMQKITALPDLLTRPKARLRSQPPKLFKVILLNDDFTPRDFVVQILRQVFRMTESEALGVMLTAHKQGACVVAVYTCEVAETKAQAANDAARDHGYPLAFTTEREE, translated from the coding sequence ATGCCCCGTCTCACCCGCCCGTCTGTCCTGACCGAGCGAGCATTGTTCATGCAAAAGATCACCGCGCTTCCCGATCTTCTGACCCGCCCGAAAGCCCGGCTGCGGAGCCAGCCGCCGAAGCTTTTCAAGGTCATCCTGCTCAACGACGATTTCACGCCCCGCGATTTCGTCGTGCAGATCTTGCGACAGGTCTTCCGCATGACAGAATCCGAGGCGCTTGGCGTGATGCTGACGGCGCATAAACAGGGAGCCTGCGTTGTCGCCGTTTATACCTGCGAAGTTGCCGAGACCAAGGCGCAGGCCGCCAACGATGCCGCGCGCGACCATGGCTATCCGCTGGCCTTCACGACGGAACGCGAAGAATAG
- a CDS encoding ATP-binding protein has protein sequence MFGTLGGKISLLAMVLAASASLTVGLLALGQLRGQERAAAEVELEAIAKFSAQQIDFALGTMRDETTSLSEMPPILAMLEIAEGAGAGTPDLSTPAAFGPWPARLATIFSARMATHPLYAQIRFIGRADNWRELVRVDRVSDELVATSEPALQRKGAEPYIDEQDMMRNLQGYFSEVTYNREHGEIDGPPVIRYIKPVLDRDGRLFGAVVINADLRSLLSKATPDLGRADKITVVTDQLDHMSWTSQGVGALHFHEDPDWSAPDYAAFIRDKTALSEIIVKKDTAVLTIPVVSASSDSNFALFLQTEISRQALYAGTRMALRNNMLYLLGLTLTLSLGALLIGQRMTRPIRALALAMREAGAGDPLMDDLPVTGDEVGDLAQSFQRLGSELSRESSLSRTIFQGAADAIVMIDEAGKIEQANPAFATLFGYPPDGLKGWPIETIMPDDMAAIHSRFLTGGSLWDGAKIMSPSRKIFGRARDGRLIPLEIAVSQLKHSGATHFIGVIRDISIRHEAEKEQRKLLAALEASNADLDTFAYVASHDLKAPLRVIDNASRWLEEDLAPHLTEDTRESMDLMRNRVARMERLLDDLLEYSRIGRTDIRTVEIDGEMLATDLAALVDLPDEMTLEFAPDFGAIRLPRLPIQQVLLNLISNAIKHHHRPDGRIVVKCRETAETWEFSVEDDGPGIPPEFHEKVFEMFQTIRPRDQVDGSGMGLAMVLKHVNTVGGHIDLCSDVARGTTFHVTWPKQPDQPKEKAA, from the coding sequence ATGTTCGGAACCCTTGGCGGCAAGATCAGCCTGCTTGCGATGGTCCTCGCGGCCAGTGCCTCTCTGACCGTCGGGCTTCTGGCTTTGGGGCAATTGCGGGGACAGGAACGCGCCGCTGCCGAGGTCGAGCTTGAGGCGATCGCCAAATTTTCGGCCCAGCAGATCGATTTCGCGCTTGGCACCATGCGCGACGAGACCACCTCGCTGTCCGAGATGCCGCCCATCCTGGCCATGCTTGAAATTGCCGAGGGCGCTGGTGCCGGCACCCCGGACCTGAGCACCCCCGCCGCATTCGGCCCCTGGCCCGCGCGCCTGGCCACCATCTTTTCCGCCCGCATGGCCACCCATCCGCTTTATGCCCAGATCCGTTTCATCGGGAGGGCCGACAATTGGCGCGAACTGGTGCGCGTCGACCGGGTCTCTGACGAATTGGTGGCCACATCGGAACCGGCGCTGCAGCGCAAGGGCGCGGAACCCTACATCGACGAGCAGGACATGATGCGCAACCTCCAGGGCTATTTCTCGGAAGTTACCTACAACCGCGAGCACGGTGAAATCGACGGCCCCCCGGTGATCCGCTACATCAAGCCGGTTCTGGACAGGGACGGAAGGTTATTCGGCGCCGTGGTCATCAACGCCGACCTCCGATCCCTCTTGTCGAAGGCAACGCCGGACCTCGGTCGTGCAGACAAGATCACCGTGGTAACGGACCAGCTTGACCACATGTCCTGGACATCTCAGGGCGTCGGGGCGCTGCACTTTCACGAGGATCCTGATTGGTCAGCGCCCGATTACGCCGCCTTTATCAGGGACAAGACCGCCCTGTCCGAGATCATCGTGAAAAAGGATACAGCCGTCCTGACGATTCCGGTGGTCAGCGCCTCGTCGGACAGCAATTTCGCGCTGTTTCTGCAGACCGAAATTTCACGACAGGCCCTGTACGCAGGGACGCGCATGGCCCTGCGCAACAACATGTTGTACCTGCTTGGCCTGACGTTGACCCTGTCCTTAGGGGCCCTGCTGATCGGCCAGCGCATGACCCGGCCGATCCGCGCCCTGGCGCTCGCCATGCGGGAAGCAGGCGCGGGCGACCCCCTGATGGATGACCTGCCCGTGACCGGCGACGAAGTCGGGGACCTGGCCCAGAGCTTTCAACGCCTGGGAAGCGAGCTTAGCCGCGAAAGCAGCCTGTCGCGCACAATCTTCCAGGGCGCAGCCGATGCGATCGTGATGATCGACGAAGCCGGCAAGATCGAACAGGCCAACCCCGCCTTCGCGACCCTGTTCGGATATCCGCCCGATGGATTGAAGGGCTGGCCCATTGAAACCATCATGCCGGATGACATGGCCGCCATCCATTCCCGTTTCCTGACCGGCGGATCGCTTTGGGACGGCGCCAAGATCATGAGCCCAAGCCGAAAGATCTTTGGCCGCGCCCGGGATGGCCGCCTCATCCCCCTGGAAATCGCAGTCAGCCAGTTGAAACATTCGGGTGCCACCCACTTCATCGGCGTCATCCGTGACATCTCGATCCGTCACGAAGCGGAAAAGGAACAGCGCAAGCTGCTGGCTGCGCTCGAGGCGTCGAATGCCGACCTCGATACCTTTGCCTATGTTGCCTCGCATGACCTGAAGGCACCGCTGCGGGTCATCGACAATGCCTCGCGCTGGCTGGAAGAGGACCTTGCCCCCCATCTGACCGAGGATACCCGCGAAAGCATGGATCTGATGCGCAACAGGGTCGCCCGGATGGAACGGTTGCTGGACGATCTGCTGGAATATTCCCGGATTGGACGTACCGATATCCGGACAGTAGAAATCGACGGCGAAATGCTTGCGACGGACCTTGCTGCACTGGTCGATCTGCCTGACGAAATGACACTGGAATTCGCGCCTGATTTCGGCGCCATTCGTCTGCCCCGCCTGCCGATCCAGCAAGTGCTGCTGAACCTGATTTCAAACGCGATCAAGCATCATCACCGGCCGGATGGACGTATTGTCGTCAAATGTCGGGAAACCGCCGAAACCTGGGAATTCTCGGTCGAAGATGACGGTCCCGGCATCCCGCCGGAATTCCACGAAAAAGTCTTCGAGATGTTCCAGACCATCCGACCGCGGGACCAGGTGGATGGCAGCGGCATGGGTCTCGCCATGGTGCTGAAACACGTCAACACCGTCGGCGGTCACATCGACCTTTGTTCCGATGTCGCCCGTGGCACCACCTTCCACGTCACCTGGCCGAAGCAACCGGATCAACCGAAAGAGAAAGCCGCCTGA
- a CDS encoding response regulator, giving the protein MNDPTLLNIILIEDDDGDAKAIRRAFSKARIANPIIRVTDGIEALALLRGESGTPPASYVILLDLNMPRMGGLEFLSRIRADPRLQKEIVFITTTSNDDRDKSEAYAHNVAGYILKTKAGTDFINLVGTLDHYWRIVELPTNPYLTEG; this is encoded by the coding sequence ATGAATGACCCCACATTGCTGAACATCATCCTGATCGAGGATGACGATGGCGACGCGAAAGCAATTCGTCGCGCCTTTTCAAAGGCCCGGATCGCCAACCCGATCATCCGCGTTACCGACGGGATAGAGGCGCTGGCGCTGCTGCGTGGCGAATCCGGTACGCCGCCGGCGAGCTATGTCATCCTGCTTGATCTCAATATGCCACGCATGGGGGGATTGGAATTCCTGTCCCGGATCCGCGCCGATCCCAGGCTTCAGAAAGAGATCGTTTTTATTACGACCACCTCCAACGACGACCGAGACAAGAGCGAAGCCTATGCCCACAACGTCGCCGGCTATATCCTGAAGACGAAGGCGGGGACGGATTTCATCAACCTTGTGGGAACGCTCGATCACTACTGGCGCATCGTCGAATTGCCGACGAACCCCTATCTGACGGAGGGGTGA
- a CDS encoding hybrid sensor histidine kinase/response regulator — protein sequence MGEFLKILIVDDDGADRKMLRRMVVKSSLAGKVHECEDAAQALDLIAPEMDVVFLDNRLPGVEGVTIVEKLMKKWPKSAVILVSGQGDAIVAKTAIKRGAIDYISKRDLNQNAVERMMKVSVETARMRWMVDQQRQELMMFSSILVHDFRAPIAAISSLAEMLSDSLQNGDTDTVQEDLAYLQKSTRQMSELVDSLAAHLRYDGDAEMSNVPVRDVIDRALTALSLTISDSDAEIEIDIPAADDSNLTCNPPQISQLLQNLVANAIKFCPGQQPKLRISVIAQQNPEALLISIADNGIGVPEHFREKMFEPFQRLGTVSEIPGSGLGLATCRKIAERHSGFIWCKDTKGNGAEICLLLPRDPLSPSAGHLKSPKTCVRHKTRSGVPEGQTLN from the coding sequence ATGGGGGAGTTCCTGAAAATCCTGATCGTTGATGACGATGGCGCCGATCGCAAGATGCTCCGCCGTATGGTCGTGAAATCCTCTCTGGCCGGGAAGGTTCATGAATGCGAAGACGCGGCGCAGGCGCTGGACCTTATCGCACCCGAGATGGACGTGGTATTCCTCGATAACCGTCTGCCCGGTGTCGAAGGCGTGACCATCGTCGAGAAACTGATGAAGAAATGGCCCAAATCCGCCGTCATCCTGGTGTCCGGACAAGGTGATGCCATCGTGGCAAAGACAGCGATCAAGCGGGGAGCCATCGACTATATTTCCAAGCGTGACCTGAACCAGAACGCGGTCGAACGCATGATGAAGGTCAGCGTCGAAACCGCGCGGATGCGCTGGATGGTCGATCAGCAGCGCCAGGAATTGATGATGTTCTCCAGCATCCTGGTCCATGATTTCCGCGCACCGATTGCTGCAATATCATCGCTTGCCGAGATGCTGTCGGACAGTTTGCAAAATGGGGACACCGATACTGTCCAGGAAGACCTTGCCTATCTCCAGAAATCCACCCGCCAGATGTCCGAACTGGTGGACAGCCTCGCCGCGCATTTGCGCTACGACGGCGATGCCGAGATGAGCAACGTCCCGGTACGCGACGTGATCGACCGCGCGCTGACGGCGCTAAGCCTGACCATTTCGGACAGCGATGCAGAGATCGAGATCGACATCCCCGCCGCCGATGACAGTAATCTGACCTGCAATCCGCCGCAAATCTCGCAATTGCTGCAGAACCTTGTCGCCAATGCCATCAAGTTCTGTCCCGGCCAACAGCCGAAACTGCGGATCTCGGTGATCGCGCAACAGAACCCGGAGGCACTTCTGATCTCTATCGCCGACAACGGAATCGGCGTGCCTGAGCATTTCCGTGAAAAGATGTTCGAACCTTTCCAGCGCCTCGGAACCGTCAGTGAAATCCCCGGTTCCGGCCTGGGTCTGGCCACCTGCCGGAAGATCGCCGAACGGCATTCCGGCTTCATCTGGTGCAAAGACACCAAAGGGAACGGCGCCGAAATTTGCCTGCTTCTGCCGCGCGATCCGCTTTCACCGTCTGCCGGACATCTGAAATCTCCCAAGACGTGCGTGCGCCACAAGACTCGCTCAGGGGTTCCCGAGGGCCAGACACTGAACTGA
- a CDS encoding ABC transporter substrate-binding protein has translation MPSFSRRDFMAGSAAIIGFGAAPGLARASTVTEFVDGLVAGQTPRQGGRLTYGNPVPNWALGQSDRGTHPYYFMDIQTRSIWNALTWVDENLEVRGELATEFASNDDGTVWEYKLREGVVFHDGREFTSKDAVASCRLHADPRLGGVGFLKQYVESVEPMGDHGIRFHLNQPNVEFPHATAEYRAMMLPARDDLNEMGYDGIGTGAFRLLEIDNKRQFRAERNEDFWMPGRPYIDELVGVLAMGANAINGFRAEQFDMVLNADPGQFDQFRDAGGVVETASSGDQFWLVLPKNVNFPWNDVRVRKAMSLAIDRPRINTIIYNDPEGWTGNDTHMNGANKEFLPRPVERDVAQAKALLAEAGYPDGIDLPAIFYCATYPEEPRLWAVVGESLKEAGINLQFSERPCDGFNPFVSAVNKPIGRPRRNLIGARNPAINLSRASNLNDAEPGGWEGPGFDRYNALLSEAAAEKDAEKRLSIYHEMQRIAQDEVPGVMVGGRRTNLVYREGWHNLRPHTQLWQGPRFETVWKDG, from the coding sequence ATGCCCTCCTTTTCCAGACGTGATTTCATGGCCGGTTCGGCCGCCATCATCGGCTTCGGTGCAGCGCCGGGTCTTGCCCGCGCCTCCACGGTCACGGAGTTCGTCGACGGCCTGGTTGCCGGACAAACACCACGTCAGGGCGGCCGTCTTACCTATGGCAATCCGGTGCCGAACTGGGCCCTCGGCCAGAGCGACCGCGGGACCCACCCCTATTACTTCATGGACATTCAAACCCGGAGCATCTGGAATGCCCTGACCTGGGTTGATGAGAACCTCGAAGTTCGGGGGGAGCTTGCGACGGAATTTGCCTCAAACGACGACGGGACCGTCTGGGAATACAAGCTTCGCGAAGGCGTGGTCTTTCATGACGGCAGGGAATTCACCTCGAAGGATGCCGTGGCCTCCTGCCGCCTGCATGCGGATCCCAGGCTTGGCGGTGTGGGCTTCCTCAAGCAATATGTCGAGAGCGTCGAACCGATGGGCGACCATGGGATCCGCTTTCACCTGAACCAGCCCAACGTCGAATTTCCCCATGCGACGGCCGAGTACCGCGCGATGATGTTGCCCGCACGGGACGACCTGAACGAGATGGGATATGACGGCATTGGCACCGGCGCCTTCCGGCTTCTGGAAATCGACAACAAGCGCCAGTTCCGCGCCGAGCGGAACGAGGATTTCTGGATGCCGGGCCGGCCCTATATCGACGAGCTTGTCGGTGTTCTGGCGATGGGGGCCAATGCGATCAACGGCTTCCGCGCCGAACAGTTCGACATGGTCCTGAATGCCGATCCGGGGCAATTCGATCAGTTCCGGGATGCTGGCGGGGTTGTGGAAACGGCCTCTTCCGGCGATCAGTTCTGGCTTGTGCTGCCCAAGAACGTCAATTTCCCCTGGAACGATGTGCGTGTGCGCAAGGCCATGTCGCTGGCCATCGACCGCCCGCGGATCAATACCATCATCTACAACGATCCCGAAGGCTGGACCGGCAACGACACCCATATGAACGGCGCCAACAAGGAATTCCTGCCGCGCCCCGTCGAACGGGACGTTGCCCAGGCAAAGGCATTGCTGGCCGAGGCGGGGTATCCCGACGGGATCGACCTGCCGGCGATCTTCTACTGCGCCACATATCCCGAAGAGCCCCGACTTTGGGCCGTGGTCGGGGAAAGCCTGAAGGAGGCCGGCATCAACCTGCAGTTCTCCGAACGGCCCTGCGATGGCTTCAATCCCTTCGTGAGCGCGGTCAACAAGCCCATCGGTCGCCCGCGTCGCAACCTGATCGGTGCGCGCAACCCCGCGATCAACCTGTCGCGCGCCTCGAACCTGAACGACGCCGAACCGGGCGGGTGGGAAGGTCCGGGTTTTGATCGGTACAACGCGCTCCTGTCGGAGGCTGCGGCAGAAAAAGACGCGGAAAAGCGCCTTTCGATCTATCACGAGATGCAGCGCATCGCCCAGGACGAGGTCCCCGGCGTGATGGTCGGCGGGCGTCGCACCAACCTTGTCTATCGTGAGGGCTGGCACAACCTGCGCCCGCACACGCAGCTTTGGCAGGGGCCCCGTTTCGAGACCGTCTGGAAAGACGGCTGA